From the genome of Cytobacillus firmus, one region includes:
- a CDS encoding sodium:solute symporter produces MMTGSFAVIDYVILFAYLLFILWVGIAVAKKEMQGKEFFKGDGSIPWWVTSVSLFATLLSPISFLSLAGNSYLGSWELWFAQLGLFIAVPIAIYYFLPVYRKLNLDTAYEYLERRFDTKLRVIGSLLFIVYQIGRMSIIMYLPALALAAVTGINAVLIVLFMGVVATIYSAFGGIKSVLWTDFIQGVVLIGGGIFALIMLMFSIDGGFGEVVRVGTEDGKFFTDTPFFDPNFVNNSVLLLIFGAGISTAFSYISSQDMVQRYLTTTDLKEMNKMTYLNGILSLGTATLFFFIGTALYTFYTQQAGAMPEGKADLIFANFIVAELPAGISGLLIAGLFAAGQSTLSTGLNSVATSWTLDIQKVLKPDMSDEKSTKMARNVSTIVGIFSIAFAIVLIYTDVGDAYSWFNGLMGLVLGIIGGTFTLGVMTKRANAKGAICGFFATAALAVYVSYFTDITLWAYSIINLIASIVFGYVFSLLFKQKSKAEDENLTYYDRKKPA; encoded by the coding sequence ATGATGACTGGATCTTTTGCTGTAATTGATTACGTTATATTATTTGCCTATCTATTGTTCATTCTTTGGGTAGGGATTGCAGTTGCCAAAAAAGAAATGCAGGGAAAAGAGTTCTTCAAAGGGGATGGCTCTATTCCTTGGTGGGTGACATCTGTCAGCTTATTCGCAACCTTATTAAGTCCGATTTCATTCTTATCCTTAGCCGGAAACTCCTATTTAGGATCATGGGAGCTGTGGTTTGCACAATTAGGTTTATTTATTGCCGTGCCAATCGCGATTTATTATTTCCTGCCGGTTTACCGGAAATTAAATTTAGATACAGCTTACGAATATTTAGAGCGCCGCTTTGATACAAAGCTGCGCGTCATTGGGAGCCTTCTTTTTATCGTCTATCAGATTGGGCGCATGTCCATTATTATGTATCTGCCGGCGTTAGCATTAGCGGCTGTTACTGGCATCAATGCTGTACTGATCGTATTATTCATGGGTGTAGTGGCAACCATCTATTCAGCCTTTGGAGGAATTAAATCAGTGCTTTGGACAGACTTCATCCAGGGTGTAGTCTTAATCGGCGGAGGTATTTTTGCCCTCATTATGCTGATGTTCTCCATTGATGGCGGATTTGGAGAAGTGGTCCGTGTCGGTACCGAAGACGGGAAGTTCTTTACGGATACACCATTCTTCGATCCGAACTTTGTCAATAACAGTGTTCTTCTTCTTATTTTTGGCGCCGGGATTTCAACTGCATTCTCATATATTTCAAGTCAGGACATGGTTCAGCGTTATTTAACAACCACTGACTTAAAAGAAATGAATAAAATGACTTATTTAAATGGTATTCTGTCACTTGGTACGGCAACATTATTCTTCTTTATCGGAACAGCTTTATATACATTTTATACGCAGCAGGCAGGTGCGATGCCTGAAGGTAAAGCCGACCTGATTTTTGCCAACTTTATCGTGGCTGAGCTGCCGGCAGGAATTTCAGGCTTGCTGATTGCCGGATTATTCGCTGCGGGACAATCAACACTTTCAACGGGCTTGAACAGTGTGGCGACAAGCTGGACATTGGATATTCAGAAAGTTCTTAAACCAGATATGAGTGATGAAAAAAGCACCAAAATGGCGCGTAATGTATCCACAATTGTAGGGATTTTCTCCATTGCTTTTGCCATTGTCCTGATTTACACAGATGTTGGAGATGCTTATTCCTGGTTTAATGGATTGATGGGATTAGTATTGGGTATCATCGGAGGTACCTTCACGCTTGGAGTCATGACGAAAAGAGCAAACGCGAAAGGGGCCATCTGCGGTTTCTTCGCAACAGCAGCCCTTGCAGTCTATGTGTCTTACTTTACTGATATTACTTTATGGGCCTATTCCATCATTAATTTAATTGCTTCTATCGTGTTCGGTTATGTCTTTAGCTTATTATTCAAGCAAAAAAGCAAAGCTGAAGATGAAAATCTGACATACTATGATAGAAAAAAACCAGCGTAA
- a CDS encoding FAD-binding protein, producing the protein MFQIKKKIKTDVLVAGSGLAGIKVSKELADQQADVLMVTKMQVASGSSFYPLKASLGTQVTKDHEDESIFLEDIESLSHGMHGRDLAEVYVKEIPKRVKEYQEIGVKAKKLEGERKACFAEHERDIYLLSDWDQIRENVRTIFAEYENLSILEKTIVLTLLKKDDRVAGAILLDENNDLVMVECKSVILATGGFGSIYQHNLNPNDVDGSGHILAVEAGTRLVNMEFIQFIPGITAPKYKTLFGEHTLMYCDDIVDEAGSSLLDSMLPEEISKQECLQIRSTHGPFTHSLDSKYVDIAMMKNIIANRNDRGFRLLYRSELYENGEEFYTVYLNWLKERNIDLLENEIRIAPFAHASNGGVYIDTYGRTGVNGLYAIGELSCNIEGANRLGGNSTGACMVFGKRAAADCVRYIETQSHEEISEPEALKQIENMFGVQGQTKGPVKDMEKKVHQAIESIKKLMWYHGNVVRNKDSLLKALETIRKLESELDLGRLFEQQATRKLTIKARNFFKLSQILLEAMLERKESRGAHFREDYPEEREEYNKRLFISMKDDGALEYRFLNE; encoded by the coding sequence ATGTTTCAAATAAAAAAGAAAATAAAAACGGATGTCTTAGTGGCCGGAAGCGGGCTGGCCGGGATAAAAGTAAGCAAAGAGCTTGCAGATCAACAGGCCGATGTATTGATGGTGACAAAAATGCAGGTAGCTTCAGGTTCAAGCTTTTATCCGCTGAAAGCCTCCCTTGGAACTCAGGTGACAAAAGATCATGAAGATGAATCGATATTTCTTGAAGATATTGAAAGCTTGAGCCATGGCATGCATGGGCGGGATTTAGCTGAGGTGTATGTAAAAGAAATTCCGAAGCGTGTAAAGGAATATCAGGAGATTGGTGTGAAGGCGAAAAAGCTGGAAGGGGAGCGTAAAGCCTGTTTCGCTGAACATGAACGGGATATCTATTTATTAAGTGACTGGGATCAGATTCGCGAAAATGTGAGAACTATTTTTGCAGAGTATGAAAACCTGTCTATCCTGGAAAAGACAATCGTCCTTACTTTGCTGAAGAAAGATGACCGTGTGGCGGGAGCCATACTTTTAGATGAGAATAATGACCTCGTTATGGTGGAATGCAAATCTGTCATTTTAGCAACGGGCGGATTCGGCAGTATTTATCAGCATAACTTAAATCCCAATGATGTGGATGGCTCCGGCCATATCCTGGCTGTCGAAGCAGGGACCCGTCTTGTAAACATGGAATTTATTCAATTCATTCCAGGCATTACGGCTCCGAAATATAAAACCCTCTTTGGGGAACATACATTAATGTATTGTGATGATATAGTCGATGAAGCGGGAAGCAGCTTACTGGATTCTATGCTGCCTGAGGAGATATCGAAGCAGGAATGTCTGCAGATCAGGAGCACACACGGTCCGTTCACCCATTCACTTGATTCGAAGTATGTGGATATCGCGATGATGAAAAACATCATCGCGAATCGGAATGACCGCGGATTCAGGCTTTTATATCGGTCCGAGTTATATGAAAATGGGGAAGAGTTCTACACGGTCTATTTAAATTGGCTGAAAGAGAGAAATATTGATCTTTTGGAGAATGAAATTCGTATTGCCCCATTTGCCCATGCCAGCAACGGCGGGGTTTATATTGACACGTATGGCAGAACCGGTGTGAACGGATTATATGCCATTGGTGAGCTGTCCTGCAATATTGAGGGAGCGAACCGATTGGGAGGAAATTCGACTGGCGCCTGCATGGTATTTGGCAAAAGGGCTGCGGCAGATTGTGTCAGGTATATCGAAACACAAAGCCATGAGGAAATTTCTGAACCTGAAGCATTGAAACAGATCGAGAACATGTTTGGCGTTCAGGGGCAAACAAAAGGTCCTGTTAAAGATATGGAGAAAAAAGTTCATCAGGCTATTGAATCGATCAAAAAACTAATGTGGTATCATGGGAATGTCGTGCGCAATAAGGACAGTCTATTAAAAGCATTAGAAACCATCAGAAAGCTCGAGTCAGAGCTTGATTTAGGTAGATTGTTCGAACAGCAGGCAACCCGAAAGCTGACAATTAAGGCACGAAACTTCTTCAAGCTTTCGCAAATTCTGCTTGAGGCCATGCTGGAACGAAAAGAAAGCAGGGGCGCACATTTTCGTGAGGATTATCCGGAAGAACGTGAAGAATATAATAAAAGATTGTTTATTTCCATGAAAGATGATGGAGCATTGGAGTATCGCTTTCTAAATGAATAG
- a CDS encoding ROK family protein, translated as MQLGVIDIGGTSIKYGIASDAGELFSLDSIPAEAYKGGPLIVEKVKMICDMLLKQARVEGIAISSAGQIDNQNGTVVHATDNIPGYTGTSLAEVISKHTGLPVTVENDVNCTALGEYWQGAAKDMDDFLCVTIGTGIGGALFLNGKLYTGANFSAGEIGHINLYPNGKPCTCGNKGCYERYASSSALSELVEERMGVNLPLEKFFELAREGNKEANNLFVQWADDVATGIQSLVHIFNPELVLIGGGISAQGDFLLEEVQSSLAKKVMPNHWKSLRMRIAAHENKANLLGAAKHFLDMNRKS; from the coding sequence ATGCAGCTTGGAGTTATTGATATTGGCGGAACATCTATAAAATATGGCATCGCTTCAGACGCAGGAGAGCTTTTTAGTCTTGATTCCATCCCGGCTGAGGCTTATAAGGGCGGTCCTTTAATAGTAGAAAAAGTGAAGATGATCTGTGATATGTTGTTAAAACAGGCAAGAGTCGAGGGCATTGCCATCAGCTCTGCAGGGCAGATTGATAACCAGAATGGAACCGTGGTGCATGCAACGGATAATATTCCGGGATATACCGGTACAAGTCTGGCTGAGGTCATTTCAAAACATACCGGATTGCCGGTTACGGTTGAAAACGATGTGAATTGCACAGCATTAGGTGAATATTGGCAAGGTGCAGCTAAAGATATGGATGATTTTCTCTGTGTAACTATTGGCACGGGGATTGGCGGTGCGTTATTCTTAAATGGTAAGCTATACACAGGAGCCAATTTTTCAGCCGGGGAAATCGGGCATATCAATCTGTACCCAAATGGGAAGCCCTGCACCTGCGGTAACAAGGGCTGTTATGAAAGGTATGCTTCCAGTTCAGCCCTATCAGAGCTAGTGGAGGAAAGAATGGGTGTGAACCTTCCATTAGAGAAGTTTTTCGAACTTGCCAGAGAGGGAAATAAGGAAGCTAATAACCTATTTGTACAGTGGGCAGATGATGTGGCGACAGGCATTCAGAGCCTTGTTCATATTTTTAACCCCGAGCTTGTACTGATTGGCGGCGGAATTTCTGCACAAGGAGACTTTTTATTGGAAGAGGTACAATCGTCTTTAGCGAAGAAAGTAATGCCAAACCACTGGAAGTCGCTTCGGATGAGAATTGCCGCACATGAAAACAAAGCCAATTTATTAGGAGCAGCCAAGCACTTTTTGGACATGAACAGGAAAAGTTAG
- a CDS encoding MurR/RpiR family transcriptional regulator — protein METNRKMTGLKPTILMEQHKHNFTKSDHRIHEYILTNTDKVLYHSLTELSEAIGAAEATVLRFFRKLGFKGFQDFKFSLAQEVSGNSSQAGDETYIERIRTNMVHAIEDTYRMLNNQALENSIEAIVRSRDVVIFGIGSSGIAGLDMQNRLMRIGKHVDVVTDPHFQVMRATSLDEHSVVIAISLTGSTKDIVDTVKIANEKKATVIVLTNYVKSPLAKYADYILLTSVKESPLDSGSLVAKITQLYLIDLICTGITMKNYEQASKVKMEISENISNKLY, from the coding sequence ATGGAAACGAATAGAAAAATGACAGGGCTGAAGCCTACTATATTAATGGAACAGCATAAACACAACTTTACTAAATCCGACCATAGAATTCATGAATATATTTTAACGAATACAGACAAGGTGTTATACCATTCATTAACGGAATTATCGGAAGCAATAGGAGCTGCAGAGGCTACAGTTCTGCGTTTCTTCAGAAAGCTGGGCTTTAAAGGCTTCCAGGATTTTAAATTTTCGCTCGCGCAAGAGGTTTCTGGTAATTCCAGTCAGGCGGGTGACGAGACCTATATTGAACGCATCCGCACAAACATGGTACATGCCATTGAAGATACGTATAGAATGCTGAATAATCAAGCTCTTGAAAACAGCATCGAAGCAATAGTCCGTTCCAGGGATGTAGTGATATTTGGCATAGGCTCTTCCGGAATTGCCGGGCTTGATATGCAAAACCGCCTCATGAGAATAGGAAAACATGTTGATGTCGTCACAGATCCTCACTTCCAGGTAATGAGGGCGACCTCCCTGGATGAACATTCCGTTGTGATTGCCATAAGTTTAACAGGCAGCACAAAGGATATTGTCGACACTGTTAAAATAGCCAATGAAAAGAAAGCTACTGTGATTGTATTAACAAACTATGTGAAATCACCTTTGGCCAAATACGCGGATTATATTTTACTGACCTCTGTAAAAGAAAGCCCGTTAGACAGCGGTTCATTAGTAGCCAAAATTACACAGCTTTATTTAATCGATCTTATCTGCACGGGGATCACCATGAAAAACTATGAACAAGCTTCAAAAGTGAAAATGGAGATATCTGAGAATATCAGTAATAAGCTGTACTAA
- the modA gene encoding molybdate ABC transporter substrate-binding protein, which yields MKKKSLLFFSSMVLFLSLAGCQSKNTGEEQRDAAGESVELTISAAASLQDALTEIEARFEKEHPNVLINFNFGASGSLQQQISQGAPADLFFSAAEDKFDKLVNDGLIEEKNGIDLVGNELVLVVPKGSKVKSFHALTEADKLSIGTPESVPAGKYAKELLEKIDIWNNIEEKVVYAKDVRQVLTYVETNNVDAGIVYKTDALISEKVNIVDTAEENTHDPIIYPLGVIKDTSHPEEAKLFYDYLQNEKSMDIFKEYGFKGLK from the coding sequence ATGAAAAAGAAATCCCTGTTATTTTTTTCATCAATGGTCCTTTTTTTATCATTGGCTGGATGTCAGTCTAAAAATACAGGAGAAGAGCAGCGGGATGCAGCCGGAGAGAGTGTGGAACTGACTATTTCAGCAGCGGCAAGCCTGCAGGATGCCTTAACGGAGATCGAAGCAAGGTTCGAAAAAGAACATCCAAATGTGCTGATCAACTTTAACTTTGGAGCTTCAGGTTCTCTTCAGCAGCAAATCTCCCAGGGAGCACCCGCTGATCTTTTCTTTTCAGCTGCAGAGGATAAATTTGATAAACTGGTGAATGACGGACTGATTGAAGAAAAGAATGGAATTGACTTGGTCGGGAATGAGCTTGTACTAGTGGTGCCAAAGGGTTCGAAGGTCAAATCGTTTCATGCTCTCACAGAAGCAGATAAATTGTCCATCGGCACACCGGAGTCGGTTCCTGCCGGGAAATATGCGAAGGAATTATTAGAGAAAATAGATATCTGGAACAACATAGAAGAAAAAGTAGTGTATGCCAAAGATGTCCGCCAGGTCCTTACATATGTAGAGACAAATAATGTGGATGCCGGAATTGTTTATAAAACGGATGCGTTAATATCTGAAAAGGTCAACATAGTGGACACGGCAGAGGAGAATACTCATGATCCTATCATTTATCCTTTGGGTGTGATTAAGGATACAAGTCATCCTGAGGAAGCTAAGCTTTTCTATGATTATCTTCAAAATGAAAAATCTATGGATATTTTTAAAGAGTATGGATTTAAAGGATTGAAATAA
- the modB gene encoding molybdate ABC transporter permease subunit, with protein sequence MATDFWSPVLISAEVAAVSGVLAIILGVIIGKGMANKRFKGKAIAETAFLLPLVLPPSVVGFLLIVIFGRNSFAGQFIEFIFKQPVMFTWWAAVIASTVVAFPLMYQSAKTGFEAIDRDIENAARVDGANDIQLFMNITIPLSYKAIISGGILSFTRALGEFGATLMFAGNIPGKTQTIPTAIYVAIDSGNMEMAWLWVACMIGISFIMLVFVQLIKT encoded by the coding sequence ATGGCTACTGATTTTTGGTCACCAGTCCTAATATCTGCTGAAGTTGCGGCTGTCTCAGGAGTATTGGCAATTATTCTTGGCGTTATCATAGGGAAGGGTATGGCAAATAAAAGATTTAAAGGGAAAGCCATCGCAGAGACCGCTTTCCTTTTGCCATTAGTATTACCGCCATCTGTTGTAGGGTTTTTGCTGATTGTCATTTTTGGAAGAAATAGTTTTGCAGGCCAATTCATTGAGTTTATTTTTAAACAGCCAGTTATGTTTACATGGTGGGCTGCTGTTATCGCTTCAACGGTTGTCGCATTTCCTCTTATGTATCAGTCTGCCAAGACAGGCTTTGAAGCAATTGATCGTGACATTGAAAATGCGGCTCGGGTAGATGGGGCGAATGACATTCAATTATTTATGAATATCACGATACCTCTTTCATACAAGGCCATTATTTCAGGCGGCATACTGAGCTTTACAAGAGCTTTGGGGGAATTCGGAGCCACTTTAATGTTTGCCGGTAATATTCCGGGAAAAACACAAACGATTCCAACAGCTATATATGTAGCCATTGATTCAGGCAATATGGAGATGGCCTGGTTATGGGTAGCGTGTATGATCGGGATATCATTTATCATGTTAGTTTTTGTTCAGCTGATAAAAACATAA
- a CDS encoding GNAT family N-acetyltransferase encodes MNIYPAANLPKSIIVEFFKLHWGSTEMVISSGIYDCSALDGFAVVDVDDKIIGLITYLIKDNECEIISLDSMEEGKGIGTSLVQEVENLAIKKNCKIVKLITTNDNLSALKFYQKRGFILSQFILNAVEKARKVKPEIPLIGNDGIPIRDEIELIKVLN; translated from the coding sequence ATGAATATTTACCCAGCTGCGAATTTACCGAAAAGTATAATAGTAGAGTTTTTTAAGCTGCATTGGGGGAGCACGGAAATGGTTATTTCCAGTGGGATTTATGATTGCAGTGCACTGGACGGTTTTGCTGTTGTAGATGTAGATGACAAAATCATTGGCTTAATTACTTACCTAATTAAAGATAATGAATGTGAAATTATATCCTTAGATAGTATGGAAGAAGGTAAGGGGATAGGTACATCGTTAGTTCAAGAAGTAGAAAATCTTGCTATAAAGAAAAATTGTAAAATCGTAAAACTTATTACAACTAACGATAATTTGTCAGCATTAAAATTTTATCAGAAACGAGGATTTATTCTGTCTCAATTTATACTTAATGCGGTTGAGAAAGCAAGGAAGGTAAAACCCGAAATACCCTTAATTGGAAATGATGGTATTCCAATCAGAGATGAAATTGAATTGATAAAGGTATTGAACTAA
- a CDS encoding metal ABC transporter solute-binding protein, Zn/Mn family, with protein MLKRFAGLLSLFIVIFTLAACGGKAANSSESERESKGSSKELKIYTTVYPLQFFAEQIAGDQASVESILPPESDSHTYEPTTSDMIKISESDAFIYNGAGLESYANKISETIQSDDVKVLEASKEIILEKHVHDHKGEDGGHEHEEEGSHEDGHAGHNHGDQDPHVWLDPIRSIQLAEHIKDLLVELKPEKEKIFNQNFEELKGKLENLDQDFRTQLEHLPENKIIVSHAAYGYWEKNYGIEQIAVSGLSPANEPSHKEVQNIIKTAEKHGLKHVFFEQNITPKVAEVVRKEIGAEALRIHNLSVLTDEDIKNNEDYFTLMQHNLEELTKALSEPSSEGDSETNEQGEHDHGHTHAHNEETAKIYEGYFENSQVKDRSLSDWEGDWQSVYPYLQDGALDEVFAHKAEHGGEMTAKEYKEYYNEGYQTNVERIQIQGNKVTFFKNGEEFTGEYVYDGFEILTYDAGNRGVRYVFKLEAIAEGLPQYIQFSDHSIYPTEASHYHLYWGDDREKLLDEVTHWPTYYPSDMDGQDIAHEMMEH; from the coding sequence TTGTTAAAAAGATTTGCAGGTTTACTTAGTTTATTTATAGTCATCTTCACGCTGGCTGCGTGTGGAGGAAAAGCTGCAAACAGCAGTGAAAGTGAGAGGGAATCAAAAGGATCCAGCAAAGAGCTTAAGATTTATACAACCGTATATCCGCTTCAGTTTTTTGCTGAACAAATCGCAGGAGATCAAGCTTCTGTGGAGTCTATTCTGCCACCGGAATCAGACTCGCATACATATGAACCAACAACCAGCGATATGATAAAAATATCTGAATCCGATGCTTTTATTTATAATGGGGCCGGTTTAGAATCATATGCAAACAAAATCTCGGAAACTATTCAATCTGACGACGTCAAGGTACTTGAAGCATCAAAAGAAATTATCTTGGAAAAGCATGTACATGACCATAAAGGAGAGGATGGCGGCCATGAGCATGAAGAAGAAGGCAGTCATGAGGACGGACATGCAGGACATAATCATGGGGATCAGGATCCTCACGTTTGGCTGGATCCTATTCGTTCTATTCAGCTGGCAGAGCATATAAAAGATTTATTAGTTGAATTAAAACCTGAGAAAGAAAAGATTTTTAACCAAAACTTTGAGGAGCTGAAAGGAAAGCTCGAAAACTTAGACCAGGACTTCCGTACACAACTTGAACATTTACCTGAAAATAAAATTATTGTATCTCATGCTGCTTATGGCTATTGGGAGAAAAACTATGGGATTGAGCAAATCGCAGTATCCGGCTTGAGCCCTGCTAACGAACCCTCACATAAAGAGGTGCAAAACATCATTAAGACTGCTGAAAAGCATGGTTTGAAGCATGTATTTTTTGAACAGAATATAACTCCTAAAGTGGCAGAAGTAGTTAGGAAGGAAATTGGTGCAGAGGCTTTACGTATACACAATTTATCGGTTTTAACAGATGAAGATATAAAGAATAATGAGGACTACTTTACGCTTATGCAGCACAACTTAGAGGAGTTGACAAAAGCATTATCGGAACCTTCATCCGAGGGAGATTCTGAGACAAATGAGCAGGGTGAACACGATCATGGCCATACTCATGCACATAATGAAGAAACAGCAAAAATTTATGAAGGATATTTTGAAAATAGTCAAGTGAAGGATCGATCCTTATCCGACTGGGAAGGTGACTGGCAGTCAGTATACCCATATCTTCAAGATGGCGCCCTTGACGAAGTATTTGCACATAAAGCAGAGCATGGGGGTGAGATGACAGCTAAAGAATACAAGGAATATTATAATGAAGGATATCAAACAAATGTTGAACGAATTCAGATACAGGGGAATAAGGTAACGTTTTTCAAAAACGGAGAAGAATTTACTGGGGAGTATGTCTACGATGGATTTGAAATTCTAACATATGATGCGGGAAATAGAGGGGTTAGATATGTATTTAAGCTAGAAGCAATAGCTGAAGGTCTTCCTCAATATATTCAGTTTAGTGATCATAGTATCTATCCGACAGAAGCTAGTCACTATCACCTTTATTGGGGTGACGACCGGGAAAAATTGCTGGATGAAGTTACCCATTGGCCTACGTACTATCCATCTGACATGGATGGCCAAGACATTGCCCATGAAATGATGGAGCACTAA
- a CDS encoding NAD(P)-dependent alcohol dehydrogenase: MITAKARAVDGPDKPFRAAEIKRRNLDLHDVLIEIKYAGICHSDIHTAHGEWGPVNYPLVPGHEIAGIVAEVGAEVTKYKAGDRVGVGCMVDSCGECENCRKGEEQYCLKGNIQTYAGVDKYGEPTQGGYSTHIVVQEEFVLSIPDSIGLDAAAPLLCAGITTYSPLNHWEAGPGRKVAVVGMGGLGHMAVKIAHAMGAEVTVLSQTLNKKEDGLQFGADHYFATNDPETFKKLAGTFDLIINTVSAKIDIDAYFSLLTLDGTLVNVGAPAEPLSVNVFSLIGHRRSFAGSMIGGIRETQEMLDFCAKHNISPKIEVITADQIDEAYERVLASDVKYRFVIDISTM, translated from the coding sequence ATGATAACTGCTAAAGCGCGGGCCGTTGACGGTCCGGACAAGCCGTTTAGAGCGGCTGAGATTAAAAGGCGCAATCTGGATTTGCATGATGTTCTGATTGAAATTAAATATGCTGGCATATGCCATTCTGACATCCATACTGCACACGGGGAGTGGGGTCCTGTGAACTATCCGCTTGTACCCGGGCATGAGATTGCAGGAATTGTTGCAGAAGTAGGAGCTGAGGTTACAAAGTACAAAGCAGGAGACCGGGTAGGAGTCGGATGTATGGTTGACTCCTGCGGCGAATGTGAAAACTGCCGTAAAGGAGAAGAACAATACTGCCTTAAGGGAAATATCCAAACCTACGCTGGTGTTGACAAATACGGCGAACCAACTCAAGGCGGGTATTCAACGCACATTGTAGTACAGGAAGAATTCGTACTCAGCATACCTGATAGCATTGGGCTTGACGCTGCAGCACCGCTGCTTTGTGCGGGGATTACTACTTATTCGCCGCTAAATCATTGGGAAGCTGGCCCGGGCAGGAAAGTAGCGGTTGTCGGTATGGGCGGCCTTGGCCATATGGCTGTCAAAATTGCACATGCCATGGGTGCAGAAGTGACTGTCCTTTCGCAAACATTGAATAAAAAAGAAGACGGCCTGCAATTTGGCGCAGACCATTACTTTGCCACAAACGACCCGGAAACGTTCAAAAAACTTGCCGGAACGTTTGATTTAATTATTAACACGGTAAGTGCGAAAATCGACATAGATGCTTACTTCTCGCTGCTCACGCTTGATGGAACATTGGTTAACGTGGGTGCTCCAGCAGAGCCATTGTCAGTCAATGTGTTCTCACTCATCGGCCATCGCCGTTCCTTTGCGGGCTCTATGATTGGGGGCATACGTGAGACGCAGGAAATGCTGGATTTCTGTGCAAAACATAACATCTCTCCAAAGATAGAAGTCATTACAGCTGATCAAATAGATGAAGCTTATGAACGAGTTTTAGCTTCAGATGTGAAGTATCGATTTGTGATTGATATCAGCACTATGTAA
- a CDS encoding sugar O-acetyltransferase, with product MNMEDFIDFCRKGNPISGEDKELHGLLTQCSYEAQRITMELNNSYHSKEEIAEIFRELTGSKVDSSFMCFPPFYTDFGKNISIGKNVFLNTGCSFQDRGGIRIGDGTMIGMNVTIATLNHGLSLETRNTTYPSPVIIGKNVWIGSNATLLPGVTIGENSVVAAGAVVTKDVPENTVAAGVPAKIVKRINDGLE from the coding sequence ATGAACATGGAAGACTTTATAGATTTTTGCCGAAAGGGAAATCCCATTTCAGGTGAGGACAAGGAATTGCATGGGCTTTTGACTCAATGCAGTTATGAAGCTCAAAGGATCACTATGGAATTGAATAATTCGTATCATTCAAAAGAGGAAATAGCTGAGATTTTCAGAGAACTGACAGGCAGCAAAGTTGATTCTTCATTTATGTGTTTTCCGCCATTTTATACCGACTTCGGCAAGAATATCTCGATTGGCAAAAACGTTTTTTTAAACACTGGGTGTTCCTTCCAGGACAGGGGCGGGATTCGTATTGGAGACGGCACCATGATCGGTATGAATGTCACGATTGCTACACTGAATCATGGGTTATCCTTAGAAACAAGAAACACAACATATCCCTCCCCAGTTATCATTGGCAAAAACGTCTGGATTGGTTCAAACGCAACCCTCCTGCCTGGTGTGACGATTGGTGAAAACTCTGTGGTTGCGGCAGGAGCCGTTGTCACTAAAGATGTTCCTGAAAATACTGTTGCTGCGGGAGTACCTGCGAAAATTGTGAAGAGGATTAATGATGGTTTAGAGTGA
- a CDS encoding LysE family translocator: MNITSFLVYCFIVTFTPGPTNIVILSTVHNIGTKKAMEYTYGATIAFGLLLMISAMLNTILMEVIPKILIVMQLIGSFYIFYLAYKIFKSDTSKPAAIQNGTFMSGFLMQFLNPKVVLFTMTVIPSFIMPYYTEVPAVTMSVLAITIIGFLAFITWVLFGTIFKAFLQKHDKIVNIVMAIFLAYSGVMIWM; encoded by the coding sequence ATGAATATTACATCTTTTTTAGTATATTGTTTTATTGTTACGTTTACGCCAGGCCCGACGAATATCGTCATATTATCCACTGTCCATAATATTGGGACAAAAAAGGCGATGGAATATACGTATGGTGCTACGATTGCTTTTGGTCTGCTGCTTATGATTTCAGCTATGCTGAATACGATCCTTATGGAGGTCATACCAAAAATCTTAATCGTCATGCAGTTAATCGGCAGCTTTTATATTTTCTATCTCGCTTATAAAATTTTTAAGTCAGACACATCAAAGCCAGCTGCAATCCAAAATGGCACCTTTATGTCAGGCTTCCTGATGCAGTTTTTAAATCCAAAGGTCGTTTTATTTACAATGACTGTTATTCCCAGCTTCATCATGCCGTATTATACGGAAGTGCCGGCTGTGACAATGAGTGTTCTCGCCATCACGATTATTGGATTTTTAGCATTTATTACATGGGTGCTGTTCGGTACCATTTTCAAGGCGTTTTTACAGAAGCATGATAAAATTGTGAATATAGTCATGGCCATATTTTTAGCTTATTCCGGCGTGATGATCTGGATGTAG